ACCGAGTTGGAAATTTAGTAACACCAAATGATGCTGTTCCTTTAACAACACTTTCTGAAATCAACAACGTATTTGTTTATTTCTCTTTGACAGAAGCAGATTACTTAGCTTTTTCTAAAGATTCAAAGGCCAATCAAACCGTAAGTCTAATTATGGCTGATGACAGTGAATACGATCAAAAAGGAAAGTTAGAAGTAGCCAGCGGAAACATTGATCGTGCAACGGGAACAATTGCTTTAAAAGCCATTTTCCCAAATCCGAAAAAGATATTGCGTTCTGGAGGTTCAGCAAGAATTGTATTGAACAAAAGTTTGTCATCTGTAATTACAGTGCCAATGGCAAGTGTAAAAGACATTCAGGATAAATTTTTCGTCTTTGTTTTAAAAGAAGGAAACAAAGTAGCGATGGTTCCAATCGAAATTGCTGGAAGCGCTGGATCAGATTATTTCGTAAAAGCTGGATTACAATCTGGAGACAAAGTGGCTTTAAACTCTATTGATGTTCTTTATGACAGCATGGAAGTGGTTCCTAAAACCGCTGGAAAAGCCGTAAGCAGCAAATAATTTTTGATTTAAACATATAATAACATTTTCCATGTTAAAAAAAATAATAGACAGGCCGGTATTGGCCACAGTGATCTCTATTGTATTGGTAATCTTGGGGATTATAGGTCTTACGAGATTATCGGTAACGAGATTTCCAGATATTTCACCGCCAACTGTAATGGTAAGCGGTTCGTATCCAGGAGGAAATAGTGAAACCGTTATTCGTTCTGTGGTAACGCCACTAGAAGAACAGATTAACGGAGTTGAAAATATGCAGTACATTAAATCGACTGCCAGTAATGACGGATCGTTTTCGATCAGTGTTATTTTTAAACAAGGTGTTGATCCAGATCAGGCTGCGGTAAACGTACAGAATAGAGTACAGCAGGCTACACCAAAATTACCACAGGAAGTTGTCCGTATGGGACTTACAACTTCGAAACAGCAAAATAGTATGATTGTTATCTTCAATTTGTATACAGAAGATAATGCTAAATATGACGAGTTGTTTTTGCAGAATTATGCTAATATCAACTTAGTGCCTCAAATGAAACGTGTTCCCGGAGTGGGACAGGTTCAAATTTTCGGACAAAAAGATTATTCGATGCGAATCTGGCTGGATCCGCGTAAAATGGCGAATGCAGGTTTAGTTCCTTCAGATGTGACGCAGGCAATTGCAGAACAAAGTTTAGAATCGGCTCCAGGGAAATTGGGAGAAGAATCAAAAGCGGCTTTAGAATATGTAATTCGTTACAAAGGAAAAAAGAACAAACCAGAGCAGTATGAAAATATTGTGGTTAAAAATAACGGAAGTAATGTTCTAAGACTTAAAGACGTTGCGAGAGTTGAATTTGGTTCTATTTCATACAGTGGAGACAACAAATCGAATAGTAAAAATGCTGTGACGATGGCAATTTTACAGACATCAGGTTCGAATGCAAACGATATTGAAATCGGAATTAATAAAGAAGTAGAAAGACTTTCAAAATCTTTTCCTCCCGGAATTAAGTACGTGAACGTAATGAGTACCAAAGAACGTTTGGACGAAGCAACTGGGCAAGTAAAATCGACTTTGTTTGAAGCTTTTATTCTGGTTTTTATCGTAGTATTTATATTCCTGCAAGACATTCGCTCGACGATAATTCCAGCGATTGCAGTACCTGTGGCGATTGTAGGAACGTTTTTCTTCTTATTGGTTTTTGGATTTACCATTAATATTTTAACGCTTTTCGCTTTGGTACTCGCAATCGGAATTGTGGTCGATGATGCAATTGTTGTCGTCGAAGCCGTTCACAGTAAAATGGAAGAAGATGCAGGAATTTCAGCCAAAGAAGCGACTCACGGTGCCATGGCAGAAATTACTGGAGCTGTAGTTTCGATTACTTTGGTCATGTCGGCGGTATTTATTCCGATTGGATTTATGACGGGATCTTCGGGGATTTTCTACAAACAATTTGCTTATACTTTGGCGATTGCAATTATTATTTCGGCTGTAAATGCCTTGACTTTGACTCCCGCCTTATGTGCATTATTACTAAAGAATCATGGAGATAAACACGGAAATCACGAGCATAAAACCAGTTTTAAAGATCGTTTTTTCATTGGATTTAATACAAGCTTCAACAATTTTACGGGAAGATATATCAAAGGCGTTCGTTTCCTTATCGGAAGAAAATGGATCGCAGCAGGATTGGTAACAGGGATAACAGTTCTTGCGGTTTATATGATGATGTCAACGCCAAAAAGTTTCGTTCCGTTAGAGGATGACGGATTCATGGTGTACAGTTTATCAATGCCTCCAGGAACAGCGCTTGATCGTACGACTGAAGTAGTGGAGAGAATGGAGAAAATCTTGGAAACTGAAGAAGCAATTGATGTCAATACCAGTATTACTGGATTTAATATTTTGAGTAACAGTGCCAGTACAGCTTACGGATTGGGATTTATCAAATTAAAACCTAAAAAAGAAAGAGGTGCTGTTAAAGATATTAATGAAATTTTGAACAGTGTTACAGGCAAATTATCGACAATTAAAGAAGGTTCGATTATGGTATTCAGAATGCCGCCTGTTGAAGGATTTGGTGTAACGAGCGGTGCTGAAATTGTGTTGCAGGACAGAATGGCAAGAAGTCCAGAAGTTTTAAAAGCAATGTCGGATAAAGTTATCGGACAAATTATGCAGCAACCGGGCGTTCAATATGCGTATACGACTTTTAGAGCCGATTATCCGCAGTTAGAATTGGAAGTTGATGAAGATAAAGCCCGTCAAATGGGAGTGAATGTAAAAGACCTTTTAGGCAACATTCAGACCTATTTTGCTGGAGATCAATCTTCAGATTTTACAAGATTTGGGAAGTTCTACAGAGTGAATGTAAAAGCTGATGGAATTTTCAGAATGGATCAGGATGCGTTTAATGAGATTTTCGTTAGAAATGCGGATATGCAGATGGTTCCAGTAAAATCAATTGTGAAATTCCATAAAGTGTATGGGCCAGAATCGGTAAACCGATATAACCTTTATAATTCGGTAAATATTACTGCAATGGCATTGCCAGGTTATAGTAACGGTCAGATTATGGGGAATTTAGAAAAAGTTCTAGATAAACTTCCTGCCGATTACAGTTACGAATGGACAGGTTTAAGTTTGGAAGAAAAAGCAGGAGGAAACCAGACAATCGCCATTTTTGGATTATGTCTCTTGTTTGTCTTCTTCTTATTGGCTGCACAATATGAAAGCTATTTGTTGCCATTGGCCGTTTTACTTTCAATTCCGACAGGAATTTTAGGAGCTTTCGCTGGAGTAAAAGCAGTTGGTTTAGATAACAATATTTATGTTCAGGTCGGATTAATCATGTTGGTCGGATTGCTCGCTAAAAATGCCATTTTGATTGTGGAGTTTGCGCTTCAAAGACGTCTTTCAGGTTTAAGTATTGTGGAAGCAGCAATTGAAGGCGCAAGATCAAGGTTGCGACCAATTATCATGACTTCATTAGCTTTTATTGTAGGTATGATTCCGTTGATGTTTGCTTCTGGAGGAACTGCTGTTGGAAACAGATCCATTAGTGTCAGCGCTGCGGTTGGGATGTTAAGCGGTGTTGTTTTAGGGATTTTTGTAATTCCGTTACTTTTTATCGTATTCCAATATTTACAAGAAAAAGTTTCCACTAAGAAAATCGCAGTTGAAGTTCAAACGATAAAAGAATAATAATGAAAACACTATATAAAATTGGAATTGTTTTACTTACTGGAACCGTGATGACTTCATGTGTGGTAGGAAAAAAATATTCCAGAGAAGATTTAAAAGCGCCGGAAAAATACCGTGAAGAAATTGCGGTTACGGCAGACACGGTTTTACTGCCGTGGAAAAGCTATTACAAAGATCCTTTGTTGGTTAATTTGATTGAAAAAGCCCTCGTTAAAAACAACGAGGTGCTTGTTGCAGTGAAAAGTATGGAACAGCTTGACCTTAGTTACAAACAAGCCAAGCTGTCCTTACTTCCAACACTTGATTTTGATGCAGGAGCAAGCCGTTCGTATCAATCAAAAAACTCTTTAAACGGCTCATTAAGCGCTCAGTTTATTGGTAAAGATTATATGGACGATTACAGTGCTAACCTTCGTATGTCATGGGAAGTAGATATTTGGGGAAAAGCAGCCATGCAGAAAAGAGATGCTAAAGCAGCTTATTTCGCTCAGAAAGAAAATCTTTCGGCATTAAAAACCAGAATTATTGTTCAGGTAGCACAGGCTTATTACAATCTTTTAGGTTTAGACGAACAGCTAAAAATTGCAGAGAAAAATATTGAATTGAGTACCAGTACTTTGGATATGATGAAGCTGCAGTACAATTCGGGTTCCATCAGTTCTTTGGCAGTAAACCAAACAGAAGCACAAAAG
This portion of the Flavobacterium panacagri genome encodes:
- a CDS encoding efflux RND transporter permease subunit, encoding MLKKIIDRPVLATVISIVLVILGIIGLTRLSVTRFPDISPPTVMVSGSYPGGNSETVIRSVVTPLEEQINGVENMQYIKSTASNDGSFSISVIFKQGVDPDQAAVNVQNRVQQATPKLPQEVVRMGLTTSKQQNSMIVIFNLYTEDNAKYDELFLQNYANINLVPQMKRVPGVGQVQIFGQKDYSMRIWLDPRKMANAGLVPSDVTQAIAEQSLESAPGKLGEESKAALEYVIRYKGKKNKPEQYENIVVKNNGSNVLRLKDVARVEFGSISYSGDNKSNSKNAVTMAILQTSGSNANDIEIGINKEVERLSKSFPPGIKYVNVMSTKERLDEATGQVKSTLFEAFILVFIVVFIFLQDIRSTIIPAIAVPVAIVGTFFFLLVFGFTINILTLFALVLAIGIVVDDAIVVVEAVHSKMEEDAGISAKEATHGAMAEITGAVVSITLVMSAVFIPIGFMTGSSGIFYKQFAYTLAIAIIISAVNALTLTPALCALLLKNHGDKHGNHEHKTSFKDRFFIGFNTSFNNFTGRYIKGVRFLIGRKWIAAGLVTGITVLAVYMMMSTPKSFVPLEDDGFMVYSLSMPPGTALDRTTEVVERMEKILETEEAIDVNTSITGFNILSNSASTAYGLGFIKLKPKKERGAVKDINEILNSVTGKLSTIKEGSIMVFRMPPVEGFGVTSGAEIVLQDRMARSPEVLKAMSDKVIGQIMQQPGVQYAYTTFRADYPQLELEVDEDKARQMGVNVKDLLGNIQTYFAGDQSSDFTRFGKFYRVNVKADGIFRMDQDAFNEIFVRNADMQMVPVKSIVKFHKVYGPESVNRYNLYNSVNITAMALPGYSNGQIMGNLEKVLDKLPADYSYEWTGLSLEEKAGGNQTIAIFGLCLLFVFFLLAAQYESYLLPLAVLLSIPTGILGAFAGVKAVGLDNNIYVQVGLIMLVGLLAKNAILIVEFALQRRLSGLSIVEAAIEGARSRLRPIIMTSLAFIVGMIPLMFASGGTAVGNRSISVSAAVGMLSGVVLGIFVIPLLFIVFQYLQEKVSTKKIAVEVQTIKE